The Tenebrio molitor chromosome 3, icTenMoli1.1, whole genome shotgun sequence genome contains a region encoding:
- the melt gene encoding protein melted encodes MTTNEEKVNRKMHELFMQVLKNRDLSRAGDLFSVPDAVIVNDLTNVLKEITVIISLPDYTNNNNDQSVVEICVTRVTSCIRETGSVEQHCEALVTLLESCLHHNLQLTSRDEDPPHAKISSDIISCIFLNYSKKSVMQRALPVAVKFLHKGNKELSRNMASYLSLAAIEHASLLTPHVQPIMDSIISGNYPLCRVLPNIYEVSPEPFQGHAMALVSLLPHCDNQEKLALLHLFSLIAKDNPSLLEASVPQLCEYLSSAVTASPTLQIFLHMAEKKPALLVDHVNAMKQSAQRHPQTVCLAAQIIGAVGKLSKDRAQDALNFVLEYLPKADRGSQSTLLREATLLCSSYPVLFTDKVLSGVRQRHHTSSNQINYNNNTQNQVTSGGVTIVKVGGIQQNPPVAQGGYTRRAKLGDSRSTGRLHTAQTTNTHRSMTKLNIPGGSIGGLHKSMTRLSSSQQINAIAYHPGVTSAPSQPSNNVTVTSTNKYVGNAKISSGGVTVTTISPPRMQRPHSQGPLTLSTNQNSQVTITPLQITSPQGPNAVTVSSVYTGPISSGQVSVLTSNSHSGTTQTIPVGSNSVLDSSTSQLAPVTSAMGSGNVNVSNPVTVISRRVNNTSVTLLNSNQNSLANQRMSVFEPYPMRDTIQHFCEKHLDKIKAYMDKVSIRIPSPAKCTIEEKRQKKSAKLHFACQGGGQHCLYSKTYFTMRTRNPRIWIHLMFISLQARHTHALSSRDTQVASLKHCWDMLKCENKSFLTVVTSAFPCPKDQDTLINELRHSGYFDVFQICPQNVGGSADQLDGGSFKWGCFLCAHPERAVGFLRGDTQPVIEGQLKEKKGRWRLFRRWRTRYFTLSGAHLSCKGSSGGESIDVNQIRSVKVSRGARNIPKAFEIFTGNQTLILKPKDGKNAEEWVQCLSIVVAHSHAKELPGKSNSLPARGISSSRTVI; translated from the exons ATGACCACCAACGAGGAAAAGGTAAACAGGAAGATGCACGAGCTCTTCATGCAAGTGCTGAAGAACAGAGACCTCTCGAGGGCCGGAGACCTCTTCTCCGTCCCGGACGCCGTGATCGTGAACGACCTGACCAACGTc CTCAAAGAAATCACCGTGATCATATCCCTGCCTGACTACACCAACAACAACAACGACCAAAGTGTGGTCGAAATCTGCGTGACTCGAGTCACTTCGTGCATTCGAGAGACTGGCAGCGTGGAACAGCACTGCGAGGCGCTCGTCACCCTTCTGGAATCGTGCCTGCACCACAATCTTCAGCTGACGTCGAGAGACGAAGATCCCCCGCACGCAAAGATCTCCAGTGATATTATTTCGTGTATATTTTTA AATTATAGTAAAAAGTCTGTGATGCAACGTGCCTTACCTGTAGCTGTTAAATTTTTGCACAAGGGCAACAAGGAGTTGTCCAGGAACATGGCCTCGTACTTGTCTCTTGCAGCTATCGAACACGCGTCGCTGTTGACGCCACATGTGCAGCCAATCATGGATTCCATCATTTCAG GTAATTACCCCCTTTGTCGAGTCTTACCAAACATTTACGAAGTATCCCCGGAACCGTTCCAAGGCCACGCCATGGCCTTGGTCTCGCTCCTGCCCCACTGTGATAACCAGGAAAAGTTGGCACTGTTGCATCTGTTTTCGCTAATAGCCAAGGACAACCCATCG CTGCTGGAAGCCAGCGTGCCGCAACTCTGCGAGTACCTGAGCAGCGCCGTGACCGCATCGCCGACCCTCCAGATCTTCCTTCACATGGCCGAGAAGAAACCTGCTCTGCTGGTGGACCACGTCAACGCCATGAAACAATCTGCACAAAGACATCCCCAGACGGTGTGTCTGGCGGCTCAGATCATCGGAGCCGTGGGCAAGTTGAGCAAA GACAGGGCTCAGGACGCGTTGAACTTCGTCCTGGAGTACTTGCCCAAAGCTGACAGAGGCTCGCAGAGTACCTTGTTGCGAGAGGCCACTTTGCTGTGCAGCTCCTACCCGGTGTTGTTCACCGATAAAGTTTTGTCCGGAGTCAGACAGAGACATCACACTAG TAGTaatcaaataaattataataacaataCGCAAAATCAAGTGACCTCTGGCGGTGTCACTATCGTCAAAGTGGGCGGGATCCAGCAGAACCCGCCTGTCGCTCAAGGGGGATACACCCGCAGGGCCAAGCTGGGGGATTCCAGGAGCACGGGGAGGTTGCACACGGCGCAGACCACAAATACTCACCGCAGCATGACCAAATTGAACATTCCAG GGGGCTCAATCGGCGGCCTCCACAAGAGCATGACTCGACTCAGTTCCTCTCAACAAATCAACGCGATAGCTTACCACCCTGGAGTGACCTCAGCGCCATCACAACCCTCCAATAACGTGACGGTAACAAGTACAAACAAATACGTGGGCAACGCCAAGATTTCGAGCGGGGGTGTGACCGTAACCACGATCTCACCCCCGAGAATGCAACGGCCGCACAGCCAAGGCCCTTTGACCTTAAGTACAAATCAGAATAGTCAG GTGACCATAACGCCGCTACAAATCACATCACCCCAAGGGCCAAACGCCGTCACGGTCAGTTCTGTATACACGGGTCCCATTTCGAGCGGTCAGGTGTCGGTCCTGACCAGCAACTCCCACAGCGGAACCACCCAGACCATTCCGGTCGGCTCCAACAGCGTCCTCGACTCGTCCACGTCGCAACTGGCGCCGGTGACGTCCGCGATGGGCAGCG GAAACGTGAACGTCTCCAATCCGGTTACGGTGATTTCCCGGCGCGTGAACAACACCAGCGTGACTTTGTTGAATTCCAATCAGAATTCTTTGGCCAATCAGAGGATGAGCGTGTTCGAGCCGTACCCGATGAGGGACACCATACAGCACTTCTGCGAGAAGCACCTGGATAAAATCAAAGCTTACATGGATAAGGTGTCGATCAGGATTCCGTCGCCGGCCAAGTGCACCATCGAGGAGAAGAGACAGAAGAAATCGGCCAAGTTGCATTTCGCTTGTCAAGGTGGGGGGCAGCATTGTTTGTACTCGAAAACGTATTTCACGATGAGGACGCGGAACCCGAGGATATGGATACATCTGATGTTTATTTCGTTGCAG GCTCGGCACACGCACGCCTTGAGCTCCCGAGACACCCAAGTCGCCAGCCTGAAACATTGCTGGGACATGTTAAAATGCGAAAACAAATCGTTTCTAACAGTCGTGACGAGCGCTTTCCCGTGCCCCAAAGACCAAGACACTCTCATCAACGAACTGCGACATTCCGGTTATTTCGACGTCTTCCAAATATGCCCCCAAAATGTCGGAGGGTCGGCGGACCAACTGGACGGCGGCTCCTTCAAGTGGGGCTGCTTCCTCTGCGCCCACCCCGAAAGAGCCGTAGGCTTCCTCAGAG GAGACACTCAACCGGTCATCGAGGGCCAACTCAAGGAAAAGAAAGGACGCTGGCGCCTTTTCCGGAGGTGGAGGACGAGATACTTCACCCTCTCGGGTGCCCACTTGTCTTGCAAGGGCTCG AGCGGCGGCGAGTCGATAGACGTCAACCAAATCAGGTCGGTGAAGGTGTCCCGAGGGGCAAGAAACATTCCAAAAGCGTTCGAGATCTTCACCGGGAACCAAACGCTGATCTTGAAACCTAAAGACGGGAAGAACGCCGAAGAGTGGGTCCAGTGTTTGAGCATCGTCGTGGCGCACTCCCATGCTAAAGAATTACCTGGAAAAAGCAATTCGCTACCCGCGAGGGGCATCAGTTCTAGTCGTACtgttatataa
- the LOC138127103 gene encoding solute carrier family 25 member 35-like, whose product MDFVIGGLAAMGASVFSNPFDVLKTRMQLQGELQARGQHTVYYKHTLHAAYVVGKTEGIRGLQKGLGTAMLMHSVRNSVRLGSYQWLSNHGFICDSQGKTILYKSLLASSLSGAAGAFCGSPLFLIKTQLQSQAAESIAVGHQHGHSGLVHAVKSIYLKHGIQGLWRGAHATVLRAVVGSSAQLTSFAKTKDFLKDYEVFQHSTVLTAFTASIVGGVFQAVCMTPFDLVSTRLYNQATDAHGNGILYRGIADCFAKTYKSEGFVGLYKGLGANYFRLAPHGAFCLVFWDILKDLQNKYLKQS is encoded by the exons ATGGATTTTGTGATCGGCGGCTTAGCCGCGATGGGGGCCAGCGTGTTCAGCAACCCCTTCGACGTCCTAAAAACGCGAATGCAACTGCAGGGCGAACTGCAGGCTCGGGGCCAACACACCGTCTACTACAAGCACACCCTTCACGCCGCCTACGTCGTGGGAAAAACCGAAGGAATCCGCGGCCTCCAGAAGGGCCTAGGCACGGCCATGTTGATGCACAGCGTGCGGAACAGCGTCCGACTGGGGTCGTACCAGTGGCTGAGCAACCACGGGTTCATATGCGACAGCCAAGGCAAAACGATCCTGTACAAGAGCCTGTTGGCCAGCTCGCTGAGCGGGGCGGCCGGTGCCTTCTGCGGCAGCCCCCTGTTCCTCATCAAGACTCAGCTGCAGTCCCAGGCGGCCGAGAGTATAGCGGTGGGGCATCAACACGGCCACTCGGGGCTCGTCCACGCGGTTAAAAGCATTTACCTGAAACACGGA ATTCAAGGGTTGTGGAGGGGGGCGCATGCGACTGTGTTAAGGGCGGTTGTTGGGTCGTCGGCTCAGCTGACCAGCTTTGCCAAAACTAAGGATTTCCTCAAGGACTATGAAGTGTTTCAACATTCCACGGTGTTGACGGCGTTTACTGCTAGTATAGTCGGAGGGGTCTTCCAAGCCGTGTGTATGACCCCCTTCGATCTTGTCTCGACGAGGCTCTACAATCAAG CAACTGATGCACACGGAAATGGGATTTTATACAGAGGAATTGCCGACTGTTTTGCAAAAACGTACAAATCGGAGGGCTTCGTCGGACTTTACAAAGGTCTAGGTGCTAATTACTTCCGACTGGCCCCACACGGCGCATTCTGTCTGGTATTTTGGGACATCTTGAAGGACTTACAAAATAAGTATCTGAAACAAAGCTAG
- the LOC138127099 gene encoding solute carrier family 25 member 35-like: MDFLIGGLAAMGATVFSNPLDVLKTRLQLQGELKPRGQHAVYYKHALHAAYVIVKNEGILAMQKGLGPALLMHGVRNSIKLGSYQWLTTNGYVCDSEDRTIFYRSLLASGFGGAAGAFCGSPLFQITTQMQSQAADKIAVGHQHGHSGLVQAFQTIYFRYGMQGLWRGASANILRTVVGASAQLTTFAKSKDVLRKNHELFQHSTVLTAFVASIVGGTCQTIFQTPFDLVCIRLNNQPVDASGKGVLYNGMIECFAKTCKSEGVLGLYKGVGVNYMRIARHTGFCLVFWDLLKEFQHTYIYKSKEDKCYHQVQSH, from the exons ATGGATTTCCTAATCGGGGGTTTGGCTGCGATGGGAGCCACCGTCTTCAGCAACCCTTTGGACGTGCTGAAGACGAGACTACAGCTCCAAGGCGAACTGAAACCTCGAGGCCAGCACGCAGTCTACTACAAACACGCCCTCCACGCCGCTTACGTCATTGTAAAAAACGAAGGAATTCTAGCGATGCAAAAAGGCTTAGGTCCAGCTCTGTTGATGCACGGGGTGCGCAACAGCATCAAACTGGGGTCGTACCAGTGGCTCACCACCAACGGATATGTCTGTGACAGTGAAGACAGGACTATCTTCTACAGGAGCTTGTTGGCTAGTGGTTTCGGAGGTGCGGCCGGAGCCTTCTGCGGAAGCCCTTTGTTTCAAATAACCACCCAAATGCAGTCGCAAGCCGCGGATAAAATCGCTGTGGGACACCAGCACGGACACTCAGGTCTTGTACAAGCTTTCCAAACGATCTACTTCAGATACGGA ATGCAGGGCTTGTGGCGAGGAGCCAGCGCCAATATTTTACGAACAGTAGTCGGAGCTTCTGCCCAATTGACAACCTTTGCAAAGTCCAAAGATGTGCTCAGGAAGAATCACGAATTGTTTCAACACTCTACCGTTTTGACCGCTTTTGTCGCGAGTATTGTCGGTGGGACGTGCCAGACGATTTTCCAAACGCCGTTTGATCTTGTTTGCATCAGGCTCAACAACCAAC CTGTTGACGCTAGTGGGAAAGGAGTTTTGTACAATGGAATGATTGAATGTTTTGCGAAAACGTGCAAGTCTGAAGGAGTTTTGGGTTTATATAAAGGTGTGGGAGTTAATTATATGAGGATTGCTCGACACACCGGGTTTTGTTTGGTGTTTTGGGATCTTTTGAAAGAATTTCAACACACCTACATCTACAAGAGCAAAGAAGATAAATGTTATCATCAAGTTCAGTCGCATTGA